A segment of the Arachis hypogaea cultivar Tifrunner chromosome 5, arahy.Tifrunner.gnm2.J5K5, whole genome shotgun sequence genome:
taataataaaaaattatattaaaataatattttaaactgtaacataaaaatataaaataattaattttattttatattacttaataaataattaaattattatatttaaaatttattaattaactatttttattaaagatattattatataatataattttttttaaaaatatttttaaaatgtaatttacgtatatatagtatttaaaaatatttaatgtattatatataatattttaaataaattatattttaaaaatatttttatgaaaattatataaaataaaattttaattattttatattcttaagttacaatttaaaatatcattttaatataattttttaatattataaaaatattttatataataattaattttaataaataaaaaatatttagatattttgtatttaaatattttatatttaattatttaaaaataaaaaattttattatcatttaaaaTAATATGTACTAAAATATTATcgtgtaaaatatttatttatatactacgATATTCGATATTTATCAGAACCATACTCTTCCTTTGTATTAACCTCTAAACTAAAACTTTCAATTAGATCGTCTCTTTTATTTCTGTTAAAAAATACTATTTCCGCAGAGTTAGCAAACTCCCTGAAACTTAGACAACAGCGATAGTGCGAATCTCTAAAATGTTGTCATCCTCAACCTCAAGAATCACTTTCATTTTTAGGTATTCTCTTCTCCAAATCCCTAATTTTGTTTCCTTcccttcctcttcatcttcattctcatccCTTCATTCTCATTCTGTGTCCCCATCCACTCGCCAAGTTGATGAAGCTGTTGATTCCTTCACTCGCATGCTCTCTATGCGTCGTACTCCTCCCGTCATCCAATTTAACCAGATTTTGGGATCTCTTTCCAAGACGAAGCATTTCCACGTCGCCGTTTCCCTTTTTCAGCAATTGCAAGCCAGGGGAATTGCGCCCAGCATAGTCACTTTGAATATCTTAATCAATTGTTGCTGCGGCATGGGTCGTATGACGCTTGCTTCCTCTGTATTGGCCAAGATTTTCAGAATGGATTATCAACCTAATACGGTAACATTCACAACAATCCTGAAAGGCCTCTTTCTCTGTGGTAGTGTTGAAAAAGCAGTGCGCTTTCATGACAGAGTGGTGGCTCATGGATTTCAGTTTAATCAAGTCACTTATGGGACGTTGATCAATGGGCTCTGTAAGACCGGACACACATCAGCTGCTATTCAAGTGTTGAGAAAGATCCCACGGTATGGCATTGCTCCTGATGTCTTCATCTACAACACAATTATTGATAGCCTCTGCAAGGATACACTTGTGAGTCAGGCTTTTCATTTATACTCTGGAATGCTTGCTAAGGGAATTTCTCCCGATGTTATCACATACAATTCTCTCATTTTTGGATTGTGTCTTGTGGGTCAATTTAAGGAAGCCGTTGATATACTAAATCATATGATGCTTAAAAACATTACTCCTAATGTTTATACCTATACTACTTTGATTGATGGGCTATGCAAGGAAGGAAAGATCAAAGATGCTAAGAGTGTATTGGCTGTAATGGCAAAACGTGGTGTGAAACCAAATGTAGTTACTTATAACAGCCTAATGGATGGATATTGTTTGGTTAATCAGGTAAATAAGGCAAAATATGTATTCAACACAATGGCCCAAAGTAGAGTGTCACTTGATGTTCAAAGTTACAATATCATGATTAATGGCTTGTGCAAAAGTAAAATGGTGGATGAAGCCTTGAATCTTTTTGAAGAAATGCGTCGTAGGTACTTGGTTCCAAACACGGTAACTTACAACACTCTTATTGATGGCttgagcaaatcaaagagaatctCTTGTGCTTTGGAGCTTCTTGTCAAGATGCACGAAGGAGGTCCACCCGCTAATGTAGTCACTTACAATTCCTTGTTGGATGGGAtgttcaatatcaaacaagttgaCAAGGCACTTATGTTATTCAAGCAAATGAAAGAGAGTGGCATTGATCCAAATATAGTCACGTATAGTATACTTATTGATGGCCTATGCAAAGGTGGAAGACTTGTAGCTGCAAAAGAGATTTTTCAAGATCTTTCCATGAAAGGCTATCCTCCAAATGTGACGACATACAATATTATTATCAATGGGCTCTGCAAAGAGGGTTTGTTTGAAGAAGCATTGGCACTCTTGTCAAAAATGGAAGGCAATGGTTGCTTACCAAATGCTGTGACTTTTGAAACTGTTATTCATGCtttgtttgaaaaagatgagaatgaCATGGCGGAGAGACTTCTTCGGGAAATGGTTGCTAGAGGCTTATTGAATTGATAAAAGAAGGTAAGATACATCAACTCAAATTGAAATTACATCTCATTTTTGCTAAATATGTATCATAGTTTTGTAAATTCTGTGTCTGTTGGGTCAGAGGACTTTGGCAATGCcataacattaattaattttgcACTTTCGATTTGCAATTGCTATCATCCTTTTTAATTCCACTACTTTATTGATTCTTTAGATGATATTCCTAGTTATAGCTTACAGATTTAGTGTTTAAGATCTCTTTATAGCAATAGAGTGTTCTTTACTGTTATTCTATGAGTTCATATATATATCATGCTACAATCTAAGCAAAACTAAAAAGATTGAACATTTTGTGTTGTTGTTTGTTCTCTGCTATTTTGCCGTGCAACTTATTTTTCCTTATCTTTGTAGGTACCGTATATAAATCAAACTAATTCCTATGACTGTTTTATCATATAAGCAACCATGAACTATTGTTTATTGGATTGGATCCTCCAGGAATTGTCGTAAAAGGAAATTTAAGTATCTATTAAGGATTTATTCTTAAGCTTATATGGTTTTCCATTTCCATCTTCAAATTAAACCCACCTTCTAAAATGCATGTCCCCTCTTTTCATCATCCTGAGCAACATTGAGTTAAGGTTAATATGGTTCAGTTGTCTCAAAATTTTTGGCCATTTACTTAATTATTGCTACTCAGTTGTAATGCTTGGAAATCGCCCCTGCTGAAAATATGTACATTGTGAAGTACTTTTCCAGAGGATGTTTTTCTCTTAATCCTTAGATAAATTACCTCATGATTTCTTGTCTAATATCCTGTGTAGACATTGTTCCATTGTCTCTGACACTCTGATTATTAGCATTTTAGAAAAACTCTTACTGGCTTGGAGTTGCATTGTGTGTTGTTGTGACGGAGGTGTTAAAAGTGAAACAATACAtctttgaaattgaatttgattttatttggtGAATTTCTttgcatttatttattattttgataatgttGTTCTGGAAGGATTACTTTTAATGACTCTGAAGTCTGAGCTTTATATTTGCTATGCAGAGGAAGATACTTTTGAGATGGCCCTCGATACTGTAAGATTCTGTTTTCTTTTATTGCGATGTAGTTTCATTAAGCAAATTATTGCCATAATTAGTGAAACTCAGTGGATGTGACATATATCTCTTGAATCTACAGGCCCGAGGAATAAACCATTTGCACAACTGCACTCGAGTGATTGTACACCATGATTTGAAGTCACTAAATCTTCTTgttgataaaaattgggttgtgaAGGTGTCAACTAATTGTCATGATTGAATTTTCTTGATAGCATGCTGATAGCTACCTGTAGATATggtttaattgtttttttttactgtttcttttttttttaattgtgttaggtcttcggcaaccaacataaacatatagccgaacccccatgacatgaattaaagacattattgcgctaaagctaggtcgttgcccggaagcaacgcgccgtatggctcgagtacggtgtcaaagcaagagccgctgcatcggtacccggatgtagtgttaaatgagcaagggttctcgcgttttcgtgaacggacgagagtaaataagctagttcacaaagtaaaaggtaaaggtcgaagtgatagaaggttgagatttgggacatggaacatagacACTCTAATAGGAAAGTCCATGAAGGtagtggacaccatgacaaggaggaagattaactttatgtgcctacaagaaacgaaatgggttggtgcaaaggttagggagttggatacttctggtttcaaactttggtatacaggaaaggtgaagaaaagGAATgaggttggaataattgtggataagcagtggaagaaggacgtagtggatgtcaagagggtgggagatcggatcatctctatcaaacttgtggtggagggaggtgctttccatgtgattagcgcctatgcaccgcaagtgggttcggacaaacaacacaagataaggttttgggaggatctagagagtttggttcaaagcatacctttggg
Coding sequences within it:
- the LOC112802380 gene encoding uncharacterized protein, whose product is MLSSSTSRITFIFRYSLLQIPNFVSFPSSSSSFSSLHSHSVSPSTRQVDEAVDSFTRMLSMRRTPPVIQFNQILGSLSKTKHFHVAVSLFQQLQARGIAPSIVTLNILINCCCGMGRMTLASSVLAKIFRMDYQPNTVTFTTILKGLFLCGSVEKAVRFHDRVVAHGFQFNQVTYGTLINGLCKTGHTSAAIQVLRKIPRYGIAPDVFIYNTIIDSLCKDTLVSQAFHLYSGMLAKGISPDVITYNSLIFGLCLVGQFKEAVDILNHMMLKNITPNVYTYTTLIDGLCKEGKIKDAKSVLAVMAKRGVKPNVVTYNSLMDGYCLVNQVNKAKYVFNTMAQSRVSLDVQSYNIMINGLCKSKMVDEALNLFEEMRRRYLVPNTVTYNTLIDGLSKSKRISCALELLVKMHEGGPPANVVTYNSLLDGMFNIKQVDKALMLFKQMKESGIDPNIVTYSILIDGLCKGGRLVAAKEIFQDLSMKGYPPNVTTYNIIINGLCKEGLFEEALALLSKMEGNGCLPNAVTFETVIHALFEKDENDMAERLLREMVARGLLN